A genomic window from Oscillospiraceae bacterium includes:
- the thiI gene encoding tRNA uracil 4-sulfurtransferase ThiI produces the protein MNFKRCILLKYGEIVLKGQNKGYFEDRLRASVSSRLRRALGPDGYELYSMQSTVYIMPRDDTMTDAAMEEMRTVFGLGGLCVAWRCEKDIEEIKTVLHEKIAPEISGYRTFKCDAKRSDKKFPLTSPEIMRISGDALLETPGFRPAVDVIDPEITVMIEIRDKHAFVHAGREKGAGGMPRGSSGKAILLLSGGIDSPVAGYMAARRGAEIEALHFESYPYTSERAKEKVFELSKLLCRYTDRMRVFTINLTPIQLAIKEHCDEEYFTLILRRFMMRLASRLSKERECGALITGESLGQVASQTMKALAVTDAIPASEGIPVLRPCIGMDKDDIITIARHIGTFDTSILPYEDCCTVFTPRHPKTNPSLECLIAQEEKLDISALCEEAYKGIETRLITY, from the coding sequence ATGAATTTTAAACGCTGCATACTGCTGAAATACGGTGAGATCGTATTGAAGGGACAGAACAAAGGATATTTTGAAGACAGGCTGCGCGCCTCCGTCTCCTCGCGGCTGCGTAGAGCTCTCGGTCCGGACGGATACGAGCTATATTCGATGCAATCCACGGTTTATATTATGCCGCGTGACGATACCATGACGGATGCTGCCATGGAGGAAATGCGGACTGTGTTCGGGTTGGGCGGCTTATGCGTCGCTTGGCGCTGTGAAAAGGATATCGAAGAGATCAAAACAGTATTACATGAAAAAATTGCTCCGGAAATATCCGGATATCGCACATTTAAATGCGATGCGAAGCGCAGCGACAAAAAATTTCCGCTGACTTCTCCCGAGATAATGCGAATCAGCGGAGATGCTCTTCTCGAAACTCCCGGATTCCGTCCTGCGGTTGATGTAATCGATCCGGAAATAACCGTAATGATCGAGATTCGCGACAAACACGCTTTTGTGCATGCCGGGCGTGAAAAGGGCGCCGGAGGAATGCCTCGCGGCAGCAGCGGAAAGGCAATTTTACTTTTATCCGGAGGTATAGACAGTCCTGTTGCCGGATATATGGCCGCTCGCCGCGGAGCTGAGATAGAAGCGTTGCATTTTGAGAGCTATCCCTACACTTCGGAGCGTGCCAAAGAAAAGGTTTTTGAGCTTTCAAAGCTTTTATGCCGTTATACCGACCGGATGCGTGTGTTTACAATAAATCTTACTCCGATACAGCTTGCCATAAAGGAACATTGCGACGAAGAATATTTCACTCTTATTTTACGTCGCTTTATGATGCGGCTTGCCTCCCGTCTCTCAAAAGAACGCGAATGTGGCGCGCTTATAACAGGCGAAAGCCTTGGTCAGGTCGCAAGTCAGACAATGAAGGCGCTTGCCGTTACCGATGCAATTCCCGCTTCCGAGGGCATACCGGTGCTTCGCCCGTGTATAGGTATGGACAAGGATGATATAATAACAATTGCCCGTCACATTGGCACGTTTGATACCTCGATATTGCCTTATGAGGATTGCTGTACGGTATTCACTCCGCGCCATCCCAAGACGAATCCTTCCCTGGAGTGCTTAATCGCACAGGAAGAAAAACTCGATATATCCGCTCTCTGTGAGGAGGCATATAAGGGTATAGAAACAAGGCTTATCACATATTGA
- the gcvT gene encoding glycine cleavage system aminomethyltransferase GcvT, whose product MEKKTPLYEKHLSAGGKLVPFAGYLLPIQYPTGVIREHNATRTGAGLFDVSHMGEIILTGKGALNSINYLMTNDFSDMLIGKARYSPMCNENGGIEDDLIVYRTGENEYLIVVNASNREKDAAIISSGINSETTFEDASERFAQLAVQGPDAERIVLQLARPKDIPSKFYTCVPQSEIAGIKCIISRTGYTGEDGFELYCAVKDAAKLWDELLKAGNGDLIPCGLGARDTLRLEASMPLYGHEMNDSLTPFESGLGKYVRLDKPEFVGKRALASSTNPYRMRAGFKVTGKGIVREHEKVFAGEKEIGITTSGTFCPYLNGAYAMAIINTEYFNYQGLLAEVRGRKIEIEQTDMPFYKRRK is encoded by the coding sequence ATGGAGAAAAAGACACCGCTGTATGAGAAACATTTATCGGCCGGAGGAAAGCTTGTGCCGTTTGCAGGGTATTTATTGCCTATACAATACCCTACCGGAGTAATACGGGAACACAACGCGACACGGACCGGCGCGGGGCTTTTCGATGTTTCACATATGGGCGAAATCATACTTACCGGGAAAGGCGCGCTTAACAGTATTAACTATTTAATGACGAATGATTTTTCGGATATGCTCATAGGAAAAGCCAGATACAGCCCGATGTGTAATGAGAACGGCGGCATTGAGGATGATTTGATCGTTTACCGTACCGGTGAAAATGAATATTTGATTGTTGTAAATGCCTCAAACCGGGAAAAGGATGCCGCGATAATCAGCTCCGGGATCAACTCGGAAACAACGTTTGAAGACGCGTCTGAACGCTTTGCTCAGTTGGCGGTTCAGGGACCGGACGCGGAGCGCATTGTTTTACAGCTTGCCCGACCAAAAGATATCCCGTCAAAATTTTATACCTGTGTTCCGCAATCCGAGATAGCCGGGATCAAATGTATCATTTCCCGGACCGGATATACGGGAGAAGACGGTTTTGAGCTCTATTGCGCCGTAAAAGACGCGGCAAAGCTCTGGGACGAGCTGTTGAAAGCGGGAAATGGCGATTTGATACCATGTGGATTAGGCGCGCGTGACACATTGCGGCTTGAGGCTTCCATGCCTCTTTACGGACATGAAATGAACGATTCGCTCACGCCTTTCGAATCGGGGCTTGGGAAATATGTCAGGCTTGATAAGCCGGAATTTGTCGGCAAGCGGGCGCTGGCTTCATCGACGAATCCATATAGAATGAGAGCCGGGTTCAAAGTCACTGGAAAAGGAATTGTCAGAGAGCATGAAAAAGTGTTTGCCGGAGAAAAGGAGATAGGGATCACTACATCCGGAACCTTCTGCCCTTATCTCAATGGGGCATATGCTATGGCGATTATTAATACAGAATACTTTAATTATCAGGGACTTTTGGCGGAAGTCAGAGGCAGGAAAATTGAAATCGAGCAAACTGATATGCCTTTTTATAAGCGTCGCAAATAG
- a CDS encoding type II CAAX endopeptidase family protein, whose amino-acid sequence MRKYKYLLKAFCYLIIYIAIQSFFSFAFVYSIVGEISVGVTILSSIAAILVFWGLSFITKDKFSDEILLKKPQKPSLLLLVIPLGISLQFVISALMNLLYYIPFLKPLFDSYAQSSSVLDVSFSAFSLIGFGICGPIAEEVLFRGYIYGNLKKCVKPPFALLIQAFVFGLLHGNPLWILYATVLGIVLGLLRDRFESIYAPLLLHCSFNMTSFLQTYVESARNMVIYSVFGISFITAAFCLYMIFPDIPMKKPD is encoded by the coding sequence ATGAGAAAGTATAAATATCTGCTTAAAGCATTTTGCTATCTGATAATTTATATTGCAATACAGTCGTTTTTCAGCTTTGCGTTTGTTTATTCGATCGTCGGTGAAATATCCGTCGGAGTAACTATTCTTAGCTCGATCGCTGCCATATTGGTTTTCTGGGGTTTATCGTTTATAACAAAAGATAAATTTTCCGATGAAATCCTGCTTAAAAAGCCGCAAAAGCCATCCTTGCTCTTGCTTGTTATTCCTTTGGGCATTTCTCTTCAGTTTGTCATCAGCGCTTTAATGAATCTTTTATACTATATTCCGTTTTTAAAACCGCTTTTCGACAGCTATGCACAGTCATCATCTGTTCTTGATGTCAGCTTTTCGGCTTTTTCACTTATTGGATTTGGCATATGCGGACCGATTGCCGAAGAAGTCCTGTTCAGGGGTTATATCTATGGCAATCTTAAAAAATGCGTAAAGCCGCCGTTCGCGCTCCTGATTCAGGCTTTTGTTTTCGGCTTGCTGCACGGCAATCCGCTCTGGATATTGTATGCGACAGTGCTTGGTATAGTTTTAGGATTGCTGCGTGACAGATTCGAAAGCATATATGCGCCATTGCTGCTTCATTGCTCATTTAATATGACAAGCTTTCTTCAAACGTATGTCGAATCGGCAAGAAATATGGTGATATATTCAGTGTTCGGCATATCGTTTATAACTGCCGCCTTCTGCCTCTATATGATTTTCCCAGACATTCCTATGAAAAAGCCTGATTGA
- a CDS encoding sigma factor-like helix-turn-helix DNA-binding protein encodes MFEKDLSLCVLFDKYAQLLSDKKREAFDLYYNNDFSLAEISEHTGTSRQAVRDLLAHAADELRSAEAAMLLCEKRRKLSELLDKARISISSGCSTSEICALLDAISELYE; translated from the coding sequence ATGTTTGAAAAAGATCTGTCGCTTTGCGTTCTTTTTGATAAGTACGCACAGCTACTATCCGATAAAAAGCGTGAGGCCTTTGACCTTTATTACAACAATGATTTTTCACTTGCCGAAATATCGGAGCACACCGGTACTTCGCGTCAGGCCGTCCGCGATCTTCTTGCGCACGCTGCCGATGAATTGAGATCAGCAGAAGCCGCAATGCTGCTTTGTGAAAAACGACGGAAGCTATCTGAGCTTCTCGACAAGGCTCGAATCTCTATTTCATCCGGATGCTCCACGTCAGAAATATGCGCGTTGCTCGACGCGATCAGCGAACTTTACGAATAA
- the rpsP gene encoding 30S ribosomal protein S16 — MAVKIRLRRMGAKKAPFYRVVVADSRYPRDGRFIEEIGYYNPLTNPPEIKINADSAKAWIGKGAQPTETVKSLLKKSGVIE, encoded by the coding sequence ATGGCAGTTAAAATTAGACTCAGAAGAATGGGCGCAAAGAAAGCCCCCTTTTACCGCGTAGTCGTCGCGGATTCCAGATATCCTCGCGACGGCAGATTCATAGAGGAGATCGGTTATTATAATCCGCTCACCAACCCGCCCGAGATCAAGATCAACGCCGATTCCGCGAAAGCATGGATCGGAAAAGGCGCTCAACCGACCGAAACGGTGAAAAGCCTGCTCAAAAAGAGCGGCGTAATCGAATGA
- a CDS encoding KH domain-containing protein, giving the protein MKQVLIDIAKALVDKPDEVKVAERQDGEYLHLELSVAPEDMGKVIGKQGKIAKAIRTLLKAAATKDDTKVMVDIMEK; this is encoded by the coding sequence GTGAAACAGGTATTGATCGATATAGCTAAGGCGCTCGTCGACAAGCCCGATGAAGTCAAGGTTGCGGAACGCCAGGACGGTGAATATCTTCATCTCGAGCTTTCCGTCGCTCCCGAGGATATGGGCAAGGTAATCGGCAAACAGGGCAAAATCGCAAAAGCGATCAGAACTCTTTTAAAAGCCGCCGCCACAAAAGACGACACCAAGGTCATGGTCGACATAATGGAGAAATAA
- the gcvH gene encoding glycine cleavage system protein GcvH, whose product MKLPTELSYTATHEWVRFTGKNMAYIGITDHAQEALGDLVFVNFPAKGAAVTAGEILCDVESVKAVSDIYSPVTGTVSEFNNTLENSPESINSDPYGSWIAKIEEITDTAGLLTAEEYQQLIEKEG is encoded by the coding sequence ATGAAATTACCGACAGAACTCAGTTACACGGCTACTCACGAATGGGTGCGTTTTACCGGAAAGAATATGGCTTATATCGGCATAACGGATCATGCACAAGAGGCTTTAGGAGATCTCGTATTCGTTAATTTTCCGGCGAAGGGCGCCGCGGTCACGGCGGGAGAGATTTTATGCGATGTGGAATCCGTGAAAGCGGTTTCAGACATATATTCTCCCGTTACCGGAACGGTATCTGAATTTAACAACACGCTTGAAAATTCACCGGAAAGCATAAACTCCGACCCTTACGGCTCATGGATTGCTAAAATAGAAGAAATAACCGATACTGCCGGGCTTCTGACGGCCGAAGAGTATCAGCAGCTCATTGAGAAGGAAGGATGA
- a CDS encoding alpha-glucosidase/alpha-galactosidase: protein MGKITFMGAGSNVFAKNVLGDSLLTEALRDFDIALYDIDPHRLDDSYQMIININANMNDGRANVKKYVGVENRKEALRGADFVVNAIQVGRYEPCTVTDFEVPKKHGLRQTIGDTLGIGGIFRGLRTIPVLESFADDMSQVCPNAWFMNYTNPMAILSGFMQRYTGIKTVGLCHSVQSCSHTLLNELGIQYTEPVSDVIAGINHMAWLMEIKDGTGKDLYPEIRKRAFEELEKPDNTFRDLVRFEYIRRLGYYCTESSEHNAEYNPFFIKTRYPELIKRYNIPLDEYPRRCIEAIQGWENKRKQLIDHTLTHTRTHEYASYIMEAMVTNKPIFIGGNVINTGLIDNLPREACVEVTCMINRNGVNPCHFGSLPTQLAAMNMSNIGCQLLTIEAAVTRKKEKIYQAAMMEPHTASELSIDDIVSLCDDLIKAHGDWLPKYN from the coding sequence ATGGGCAAAATTACATTTATGGGCGCGGGAAGCAACGTATTTGCCAAAAATGTATTGGGCGATTCGCTGCTTACCGAGGCATTGAGAGATTTTGATATCGCTCTATACGATATTGACCCTCATAGACTTGACGATTCATATCAGATGATAATTAATATCAATGCTAACATGAACGACGGACGGGCAAATGTAAAGAAGTATGTCGGCGTGGAAAATCGGAAAGAGGCGCTCCGCGGAGCCGATTTTGTTGTAAACGCAATTCAGGTCGGAAGATACGAGCCCTGTACAGTGACTGATTTTGAGGTGCCAAAGAAGCACGGACTGCGCCAGACTATAGGCGACACGCTCGGAATCGGAGGAATATTCAGAGGTTTACGCACAATCCCTGTGCTTGAGAGCTTTGCCGATGACATGTCTCAGGTATGCCCGAACGCATGGTTTATGAATTATACGAATCCGATGGCGATACTTTCGGGCTTTATGCAGAGATATACGGGAATTAAAACAGTCGGACTTTGCCACAGCGTTCAGTCATGCAGCCACACGTTGTTAAATGAGCTCGGAATTCAATATACAGAGCCTGTTTCCGATGTTATTGCCGGAATCAACCATATGGCATGGCTTATGGAAATAAAGGATGGTACAGGCAAAGACCTGTATCCGGAAATCCGCAAGCGCGCTTTTGAAGAGCTTGAAAAGCCGGACAACACCTTCCGTGATCTTGTGAGATTTGAATACATACGCCGTCTGGGTTATTACTGCACCGAATCAAGCGAACACAATGCCGAATACAATCCTTTCTTCATTAAAACCAGATATCCGGAGCTTATCAAAAGATATAACATCCCACTCGACGAGTATCCCCGTCGTTGTATAGAAGCGATACAGGGATGGGAAAATAAACGCAAGCAGCTTATTGATCATACGCTTACACATACACGCACGCACGAATACGCTTCATATATTATGGAAGCAATGGTTACAAACAAGCCTATTTTCATCGGAGGCAATGTAATCAACACAGGTCTGATTGACAACCTTCCCAGGGAAGCATGCGTTGAAGTTACATGTATGATCAATCGAAACGGCGTAAATCCGTGCCATTTCGGTTCTCTTCCGACACAGCTCGCGGCTATGAATATGTCAAACATCGGATGCCAGCTTCTTACTATTGAAGCGGCTGTTACCCGTAAAAAGGAAAAGATATACCAGGCCGCGATGATGGAGCCTCATACAGCCTCGGAGCTTTCAATAGACGACATCGTTTCGCTGTGCGACGATCTTATTAAAGCTCATGGAGACTGGCTTCCCAAATATAATTAA
- the pth gene encoding aminoacyl-tRNA hydrolase produces MNIFDIFKRIETPAAAVKPIEYIVAGLGNPGDKYSRSKHNVGFNTLDLLSSKQGFTINHSKWNALYTDTVFCGRRVLFVKPQTFMNNSGQAVRDICDFYKIPPEKLIIIYDDINLLPGCIRIRSKGSAGGHNGMKDIIFQLGSDNFPRIRIGVGEKPEGWDLADWVLAPFSEDDGKKVSEAISNACDALTVMLESGIDAAMAKYN; encoded by the coding sequence ATGAATATCTTTGATATTTTTAAACGCATAGAAACTCCCGCAGCGGCGGTGAAACCGATTGAGTATATAGTAGCCGGACTGGGAAATCCGGGAGACAAGTATTCGCGTTCAAAACATAATGTGGGTTTCAATACGCTTGATTTGCTTTCGTCAAAGCAGGGCTTTACAATTAATCATTCCAAATGGAACGCGCTTTATACAGACACGGTGTTTTGTGGTAGGAGAGTGCTTTTTGTCAAGCCTCAGACTTTTATGAATAATTCAGGACAAGCAGTACGTGATATATGTGATTTTTATAAAATCCCCCCCGAAAAGCTGATTATCATTTATGACGATATAAACCTTTTGCCTGGCTGTATCAGAATAAGATCAAAAGGCTCCGCCGGCGGACACAACGGGATGAAGGACATTATTTTCCAGCTCGGCAGTGACAACTTTCCCCGTATACGTATCGGCGTCGGAGAAAAGCCCGAGGGATGGGATCTTGCTGACTGGGTGCTTGCTCCGTTTTCAGAGGATGACGGCAAAAAAGTTTCGGAGGCGATCTCGAACGCCTGTGACGCACTGACCGTGATGTTGGAATCGGGAATTGACGCGGCAATGGCAAAATATAATTAA
- the ffh gene encoding signal recognition particle protein, translating to MFQNLVDKMNAAFGKFKNKGKLTEADVKAGMREIKLALLEADVNFKVVKDFISAVSERAVGSEVLESLVPAQQIVKIVNEELVSIMGTKNEKLNISSKPPTTVMMVGLQGSGKTTHSGKLAKLYKKQGKRPLLVACDVYRPAAVKQLQVVGESIDVPVFAIPDSKKPIEIAKEALKYADKNSYDFVIIDTAGRLHIDEALMGELKELKTAVNPTEILLVVDSMTGQDAVNVAESFNGLLDITGVILTKLDGDTRGGAALSVRHVTGKPIKFVGTGEKMDALEPFYPDRMASRILGMGDVLSLIEKAQEAYDDKKAAELEKKLRESSFTLQDFLDQFKQIRSMGPMDQLLGMLPGLKQSDISNTQIDDKQMNRMEAIILSMTPRERAKPDIINASRKKRIAAGSGTSVEQINRLLKQFDQMNQMMKAFTAGGKRNKFMKKGKFSF from the coding sequence ATGTTTCAGAATCTTGTTGACAAGATGAATGCCGCCTTTGGCAAATTCAAAAACAAAGGCAAACTGACTGAGGCCGATGTAAAGGCCGGGATGCGCGAAATTAAGCTGGCGCTTTTAGAAGCCGACGTAAATTTCAAAGTCGTCAAGGATTTTATATCCGCGGTAAGCGAACGCGCCGTCGGTTCCGAAGTCCTTGAAAGCCTCGTCCCGGCTCAGCAGATTGTAAAAATAGTCAATGAAGAGCTTGTGTCTATAATGGGCACAAAAAACGAAAAGCTTAATATATCATCAAAACCTCCTACAACGGTCATGATGGTCGGTCTTCAGGGCTCAGGCAAAACGACACACAGCGGAAAGCTCGCGAAGCTTTATAAAAAACAAGGAAAGCGTCCTTTGCTTGTCGCCTGTGACGTATACCGCCCGGCGGCCGTCAAACAGCTGCAGGTCGTCGGAGAATCGATTGATGTTCCGGTGTTTGCCATTCCCGATTCCAAAAAGCCGATCGAAATAGCAAAGGAAGCGCTTAAATACGCCGACAAAAATTCTTATGATTTCGTCATTATAGATACCGCGGGTCGTCTTCACATAGATGAAGCGCTCATGGGTGAATTAAAAGAACTTAAAACAGCCGTGAACCCAACCGAAATACTTCTTGTCGTCGACAGCATGACCGGACAGGATGCAGTAAATGTTGCTGAAAGCTTTAACGGTCTTTTAGATATAACCGGAGTAATTCTCACCAAGCTCGATGGCGATACGCGCGGCGGCGCCGCTCTCTCGGTTCGGCATGTAACAGGAAAGCCGATAAAATTCGTCGGAACCGGAGAAAAAATGGACGCCTTGGAGCCATTTTATCCCGACCGCATGGCGTCCCGCATACTCGGTATGGGCGATGTGTTGAGTCTCATCGAAAAAGCCCAAGAAGCATATGACGACAAAAAGGCCGCAGAGCTTGAAAAAAAGCTGCGCGAATCCTCTTTTACTCTTCAGGATTTTCTCGATCAATTCAAACAAATACGATCAATGGGTCCGATGGATCAGCTGCTCGGAATGCTTCCCGGTCTGAAACAATCTGACATATCAAACACACAGATTGATGATAAACAAATGAACCGGATGGAAGCGATAATCCTATCCATGACTCCGCGTGAACGCGCAAAGCCCGACATAATTAACGCATCGCGCAAAAAACGAATAGCAGCCGGAAGCGGAACCAGCGTCGAACAGATCAACCGCCTGCTTAAACAATTTGATCAAATGAATCAAATGATGAAAGCCTTCACAGCCGGAGGCAAGCGCAATAAATTCATGAAAAAAGGTAAATTCTCTTTTTAA
- a CDS encoding cysteine desulfurase family protein, translating into MKKLVYFDNSATTPLSFAARDELMRYASEKYQECEEYNNIERSFANPSSLHRAGFNAERRLEECREIIAGTMGCRAAEIYFTSGGTESDNLAIFGAVYARARRGKTIITTDSEHPAVGEPMKKLESDGYKVIRLSTSGGRLDTDMLRSAASEDVIFASIMRVNNETGAIYDIKTASDIIKRASPGAIIHSDCVQSYLKEKISPSMLGADLFSVSAHKIHALKGCGALYVKSGTRLISQLLGGGQEKALRSGTENTVGISVFAAAAADGYEKLNENNAHIAFLSSQIRNFVINLPGVKLLEPPSSLPSIISMSVPGIKSEVMLHLLSDEGICVSSGSACSSKKGKSSVLHAYGLTDAEADSTIRISLSPMNTEEETIYFCDILANMIKTKWKTIL; encoded by the coding sequence ATGAAAAAGCTTGTTTATTTCGATAATTCCGCGACCACGCCCCTTTCTTTCGCCGCAAGAGACGAGCTTATGCGATATGCGAGCGAAAAATATCAGGAATGCGAAGAATACAACAATATTGAACGAAGCTTTGCGAATCCATCGTCGCTTCACCGCGCCGGATTTAATGCGGAACGAAGACTTGAAGAATGCCGCGAAATCATAGCCGGAACAATGGGATGCCGCGCGGCTGAAATATATTTTACCTCCGGCGGCACCGAGAGCGACAATCTTGCCATATTCGGCGCGGTATATGCCCGCGCACGCCGCGGAAAGACTATAATCACCACCGATTCGGAGCATCCCGCCGTTGGAGAGCCGATGAAAAAGCTCGAAAGCGATGGCTATAAGGTTATAAGGCTATCCACTTCGGGAGGCAGACTTGATACAGATATGCTGCGTTCCGCCGCTTCCGAGGATGTGATATTTGCCTCGATCATGCGTGTAAACAATGAAACCGGCGCGATTTACGATATCAAAACAGCATCGGACATAATAAAGCGCGCTTCTCCCGGCGCCATAATACACAGTGACTGCGTACAGAGCTACTTGAAAGAAAAAATATCTCCGTCAATGCTCGGAGCAGACCTTTTTTCCGTCAGCGCGCATAAAATTCATGCGCTGAAAGGCTGCGGCGCACTGTATGTAAAAAGCGGAACGCGCCTTATATCTCAGCTTCTCGGAGGCGGTCAGGAAAAAGCCTTGAGAAGCGGAACTGAAAATACTGTCGGAATATCGGTTTTCGCGGCGGCTGCCGCTGACGGATATGAAAAACTTAATGAAAATAACGCCCATATTGCGTTTCTTTCATCGCAAATCCGCAATTTTGTGATAAATCTGCCGGGAGTAAAGCTTCTTGAGCCGCCATCTTCTTTACCGAGTATAATAAGTATGTCCGTTCCCGGTATTAAAAGCGAGGTAATGCTTCATCTGCTCTCCGACGAAGGAATATGTGTGTCCTCCGGCTCGGCCTGTTCATCAAAAAAAGGGAAGAGCAGTGTTCTGCACGCATACGGACTGACCGATGCCGAGGCCGATTCGACCATAAGAATAAGCCTTTCTCCTATGAATACCGAAGAAGAAACGATATATTTCTGTGATATCCTCGCTAATATGATAAAGACGAAATGGAAAACTATCCTATGA
- a CDS encoding oligosaccharide flippase family protein — MKNAKKLLINTLLLTATSLAMKTVAVLYNVFLTGRIGTAGIGLFSLIMTVYAFAKTLGASGLSLASTRLTVDNPDAAARNMRKLVLSGLTAGLIAGALLYFCAGMAAELWLQSAATAPSLRILAFSLPFISMTVCFGGYFTAVRKMAIFAVITFVEQLIKIALSVVFLNYASGSGESCAAISFAILVSEIFSFTVSFIVYILLSPLRKGGGRSRFMRSFLRIAAPDASGAWVRSALRTVEHLLIPSGLKRSGVSETEALASYGAVQGLALPVLLYPASLLSSLSGLLVPEIAESNAEKKKKHIEYMVNRVLSASIVFSIFISGAMLCFSDTLSMAVYKNMDAAPYIKLIAPLIPVMYIDMTIDGMLKGLDKQMAVMRINILDSVICVILVAVLVPKYAVNGYLQTIYIAEIVNFTLSYWTLYRNCLLKISIKDKIIKPMIGICTAVAAGRIISRMADGYILSTVIGITSAALIYIFLLFLMKCITSEETEWIRVLFHIGKKKNPKKLKKHADRKELKTLKHGNEPD; from the coding sequence ATGAAAAACGCGAAAAAGCTTCTTATCAATACATTGCTTCTGACCGCTACGAGCCTGGCTATGAAGACCGTAGCGGTATTATATAATGTCTTTCTCACAGGAAGGATTGGTACGGCGGGAATAGGTTTATTTTCGTTGATCATGACCGTTTACGCTTTCGCAAAAACTCTCGGTGCTTCCGGATTGTCGCTTGCAAGCACGCGTCTGACCGTAGATAACCCTGACGCTGCCGCGCGCAATATGAGAAAGCTTGTTCTTTCCGGATTAACAGCTGGGCTTATTGCCGGCGCGTTGTTATATTTCTGCGCTGGCATGGCCGCAGAGCTTTGGCTTCAGAGTGCCGCAACAGCGCCTTCTTTAAGAATCCTTGCCTTTTCGCTCCCGTTTATCTCAATGACCGTTTGCTTTGGAGGATATTTTACCGCTGTCAGAAAAATGGCTATATTCGCGGTCATCACATTTGTAGAACAGCTTATAAAGATTGCACTGTCTGTTGTGTTTTTGAATTATGCCTCCGGTTCAGGCGAATCATGCGCGGCAATTTCATTTGCTATTTTAGTTTCTGAAATTTTCAGCTTTACAGTATCATTTATTGTATACATATTACTGTCCCCTTTAAGGAAAGGCGGTGGAAGAAGTCGTTTTATGCGTAGCTTTTTGCGCATTGCGGCACCGGATGCTTCAGGAGCATGGGTAAGGAGCGCGCTGAGAACCGTAGAGCATTTATTAATACCGTCCGGTCTGAAAAGATCTGGCGTTTCCGAAACAGAAGCTCTTGCATCGTACGGCGCGGTTCAGGGGCTTGCGCTCCCTGTGCTGTTATATCCTGCGTCATTATTAAGCTCGCTTTCCGGGCTTCTTGTACCTGAAATAGCGGAAAGTAATGCGGAGAAGAAAAAAAAGCACATAGAATACATGGTTAATCGGGTGCTGTCCGCGTCGATAGTGTTTTCAATATTCATTTCAGGCGCTATGCTGTGCTTCTCTGATACTCTTTCAATGGCGGTATATAAAAACATGGATGCTGCGCCGTACATAAAGCTTATAGCTCCGCTTATACCTGTGATGTATATCGATATGACAATAGACGGTATGCTGAAAGGTCTTGACAAACAAATGGCTGTTATGAGAATTAATATTCTTGATTCAGTGATTTGCGTTATTCTTGTGGCAGTGTTGGTTCCAAAATATGCTGTTAACGGATATCTTCAGACTATTTACATCGCCGAGATAGTAAATTTCACACTGAGTTATTGGACGCTTTACCGCAACTGTCTTTTAAAGATAAGCATTAAGGATAAAATAATAAAACCTATGATCGGAATATGTACTGCGGTTGCCGCGGGACGCATTATATCGCGTATGGCGGACGGATATATTCTGAGTACAGTCATAGGAATAACTTCGGCGGCTTTGATTTATATTTTCTTGCTGTTTTTAATGAAATGCATAACAAGCGAGGAAACGGAATGGATCAGAGTTCTATTTCACATTGGTAAAAAGAAAAATCCGAAAAAGCTCAAAAAGCATGCGGATCGGAAGGAACTAAAAACACTTAAACACGGCAATGAACCGGATTAA